Part of the Phacochoerus africanus isolate WHEZ1 chromosome 8, ROS_Pafr_v1, whole genome shotgun sequence genome is shown below.
CTTCCTCTAccagcttctctttttcttccttgctcagctcctcctcttccttgcacagctcctccccttcctcccccagctccccccttcccttccccagcgcctcttcttcttcctcttcctcactcaGTTCTTTGCCTTCCTCTACCagcttctcttcttcttccttgctcagctcctcccccagctcctcttcttcctcttcctcactcaGTTCTTTGCCTTCTTCTACCagcttctcttcttcttccttgctcagctcctcccccagctcttcttcctcctcttcctcactcagctcttcctctcccagcttttcttcctccctttccttgcTTCGCTCCCCCTCTTCCTCACCCAGTTCCTCCTCTACATGGGACAACTTCCTCTTGCTCCAGGCAGGCAACCCCTCTTCCTGGGCCCACCTGCCTTCTGTATGGGCCAGGATTACCTTCTCCCAGTCCCACATCCTCCCTTCTGGGGTTACCTTCCCCTCTTTCCAGTTTACCATCTTTTTCTCCCCTAGTAGTTTCTCCTCTTTTTCAGTCCCCTTCTTTTTGCCCAGGCTTAACTTCTGCTCTTCCTTGGCTAATTTTTGTGAGGAAGCCAGTATTTCTtcttccaaaactattttttctttttgatggatcAGTTTATCATCTTTGGTCAGTTTCTCCTTTCCatgtattaatttcttctgttgcttactcagtttcctttcttccctAGTTATTTTCCCTTTGCGTGTGGTTAGTTTCTTtactttaaatttccttttctctaatacTAGGTCATCTTCTAACAAAGTAATATTCTTTCTCTTGACATGAGAAAGCATCCTGTCTTTCTTTAATGCTTTTTTACTTCCTTGTTCTTTTGATCTTACTACCTCGTCTTCCTCAACAACGTCTGTAACCACTTTTTCTGTTGTAACAGGTGTTTCTTCTGTCACTCTGTCATTCAATTCTGATGAGTCCTTTAAAAGAGGACAGATCTCTTGGAAGAGATCCCAGCTGGGCTCTTGAGGACCAAGCATCTCCTGAGCCAGTTCCACCAATTCTTGACCCAGATCCCTTAATATTCCTGAACTGGAACTTGCTATCCTTGAAGTGACAAGGTAGCAAATATCATCCCGCCAAGATCTGGTGTCTGATCTATTTGTGCGTCCAGGGGTCCCAGACAAACCACGACCACTCATTCCAAGTTTCTTCACATTTTCTTGCTCAGTAACCTGTACGACTTCTTTCTTGGGCTCTTCTTCAGTTATCTCTGGAATGTCCTTcaattgttttttctcctttaactgCGTATCTACTTTTTCACGGCTTTTTTCCAATGCTCTTTTCCAAAGTCTTTTcaagtgttcttttctttccagctTATGGATCAAGTCTCCATAATCGTTCATGCCATGTTGATCTATGGCCTTTACAGCTCCTGTGGCCTCCACTTCCTCTGTGATCTCCAAAGCTTCTGTGGCTTCCATGGCTTTTGTGGCCTCCAACATGACCTCCTTTGATTCTTCAACATCCTTCTGGGATGTGACTGGGCTGAAAGTACTTAATGGTGGCAGCTCCGGCTCTAAAGCAACATCCTGGGTGTCAATTTGCCCTGCTTCCTTGGCTTCTCTTTGCTTGCCTTCATGCTCTGAAGGGCTAATTTTGAACAATGCTTTCCATCTCTGCTTCTCAGTAACTCTCAGGTCTTTTTTAACTGCAGAGATATTGGGAGAAAAGTAATTAAGAAAAGCCCAGAGATCCTGAATGAGATCCTTTGTAAAATCTAGTTCAATGAACTGACATAAGAggtacaaaaaaaggaaactgaagctttatGATACAAAAATGCCTGCTGTTTTATCCCAATTTCCATATCCCAGAGAAATAAgaccttagtatttgttgtgggGTAGATCTTTACCAGGAAGATtactttctgtgaaaaaaattctCCTTACCACTGTTACCACTGGTATCTTTTTATATACCTTGGCCTTATTGATTCTGCTTTTTGGTGCCCAGTGGACCCCAAATATGCCCCATATGTCACCCCATACATACTACGATTTCGGCTCTTCGCTGTAGCACTTGTCATTCTTTGCTCCGGTTTGGTAATCTTTACTGGTTCTGACAGACGTATGTGTGTTTGCTCAGCAAGGGCCTCAGGTTCACCAGCCCTTGATCTATCTAAAGAAGAAGGAAGTTGCTCATCTCTATGTAACAAGGTCAGGTTCTCATTTAGCCGTTCCTCCACCTGAGTAAGCAGGTCACGGATACCACTACCTTGAATTCCCAGCAGCTGGTCCAGAGAGACTTCTCCAATAAAGTCCTGCCTACAAAAGTCAAGGGGAAAGGAGGATAATCTGAGccagtaataaaacaaaattagaagaagaggaggagcaggggaggagaagtggggggaggggaaagaggaggaggaggttaaAGAACAATGGAAAAGGCAGGGATAAAGTAGCTAAGACAGAGTACTCCAAagtaaagaatggataaagaagaaagaatctaCAATAGCAAGGAATAGAGTAGCTGGGGTGATCCAAGATGCTTCTTTGGCTGGAAGACTTGAGTAGGGacttaagcctttttttttttttttttttttttgctttttagggccgcacttgtggcatatggaggttcctgggctagggactgaattggagctatagctaccaggctacactacagtcacaggcacagccactcgggatctgagcctcatctgtgaactacaccacggctcatggcaatgccagatccttaacccactgagaaaggccagcaattgagccctcatcctcacggatcctagtcaggttcgttaaccactaaaccacaatgggaaccctggaACTTGAGTCTtgaagaatctttttctttttagggccgcacttggggcctatggaagttcccaggctaagggtcgaatgggagctgtagctggcagccacagccacagcaacaccagatccaagctgcatctgtgacctccactgcagcttgcagcaatgctggatccttaatccactgagcgaggccagggattgaacccgcatcttcacagaaacaatgtcaggTTCTAAACAAtgtcagagccacaacaggaattctttgAGGAATCTTAAGGAAGTGAGGAAATGATGAAAGAACAGGCTAGCCAGTGGACAAAAGAAGAGGGCTAGACACTGGGGAGTTGGGGGGacacaaatagaaacaaagaacataGGCAGAGGAAAAGAACTGAGAGTTGGGGAActcctgtcgtggcatagtgttaatgaacccagctagtatctgtgaggatgcaggttcgatccctagccttgttcagcaggtcaaggatccggcgttgccatgaactgcggtgtagattgaagacacagcttggatcctgcactgctgtggctgtggccggcagctccagctctgatttgacccctagcctgggaacttccatatgctgcaggtgtggccctaaaaagcaaaaaaaaaaaaaaaaagaagagtcaggggaaggagaaaaaagagtcAGATTTTGGAGGTTAGGAGCTAGAATGAATAGGAGGGAAGAAGGCCACCACTTAACTTACTGCATTTCCTGGAGAGTTTCTTGTCTCTTCAGCAGACCTACCAGCATACTCTTAGTTTGGATGCCTGTGACTCTTACCATGAGGTATAAGGCCTTAGCCCGCACATTTTCATCACTGTCCATCAATCCCACAGCCAGTGGAACAGCAAAGAGATGGCTCATGAGGCCTAGCTTCTCTAACCCCTCCCAGGCTATTTCACGGATCCGTGGATTAGAATGTGCTGTATCTTCTAGGAGGCGACTGGCAGCCTCGGAGCGCCACCTTGAAGGAATTTGATAGAAGGCAAAAATTTGTGCCAGGACACTAATATATGTCTTGTATTGCTCTATAGAACAGTAAACTGTGAGGTTGAGGATGGcctcaattaaaatatttataagtctTTCATCATGTTTTCTTCCCATCCAATTTTGGCTGGCCAACTTTACGAGAATATCATAGAAAAGTCGTTTCCCCTGTTTACTCTTTGAGAGTTTCTCTTTTACTGGGGTCATAGCTGACTGTGCCTGGCGTCTGCTGAGTTCAGTTGTGTCCCAATCCTTATCTTGGTAGGATGAGTACAGGTCACAGTGTAGGAAGACTGGGCTACCCTCAGGCCAAAGGCGGGCACGGATCACTGAATTGGGGATGTAACCATCAGGAGGAAAGGGCCACTGCCTCCCTTGACCGAAGAAGTGCCGTAGCACATGGTAGGGTTTCAATCCATCCCAGCCGGCCAGCCGTAACTGAGCAGGAACCACGTGCGGGGGACGATGATGCTTGGGATTGAGAGTAGAAGAGTCAATATGCTTATCCTCCAAAAAGTGCAATTTGGGTCCCTCTTGAAATCCCACAGAGGACATATGTCTCTCTTCCTCTACCACATGGGGCACAGTATTGTCAAAGGCAATGACCCGTTTGTTAACAAGGGCCTCTAGCCCCTGCAGCCCTTTACCAAAGTAGACAAACTTGGGTACAAATActatttcaaatgaaaagaagaaGCTAGGCAGGAAGGGTTTAGGGGCTTCTTGTATTTCATCTGCATTGTTTAAGACAGCTAAGTGAATCAGCTGAGCGGGAGGGAGCAATTTTAAGCAGGATACCAGGTAAAGACTTTGGTTGAAAGTCAAAAGCAGGTCACCCCGATTATTGGCAAAGCAGAGTGGGCCAAAATGTAATGCTGAGTCCAACTCAGTAATGAGACTACCATGGAAGTCCCAGATCCGGACGGAGCCATCAATGCCTCCTGTGACAAAAAGTTTCAGGGAAAGGCAGACATCAAATGAAGTGATGGCACACTGGTGCAAGCATTTAGTCTCTTGAACCACAGGACTTTGTTTTGATTCTGAAGGTGTCAGAAAATCTTCATAGTGCCAGAGACGccagcagtggttctcagtgATGGCACCCACAGAATCTGGCAAGAGTATCACGTGTTTTAGGCGGCAACCACAGATAATTTTACTGACAGGCTGCAGGATTACCTTGTTCTTCTGAAGCACAGCTTCTGTCACATGTACAATATTATCCATGCCATAGGAACAGAGCAAGGAGAATTCCTGGGGACCTTCTAGGGTAGATAACGCCAATACTGCCCCAGAGTGAACAGTCCTCTCTATTCGGGCACAGCTGTAGTGAGAGAGGATTCTCACAATGCCACTCTCATGCCCACAGAACATCAATCCTACTAGGCCCTTACCCAAATGGGACTGCCCATAGGCCAGGCATCTTACTGTATCCTCAGGGTTTACTGAAGTGCACACAAGATACTTGGCTGTGCAAGGAGAGCGTGTTGCATCAAACACCAGCACCTCTGAACTGACGGTTGCCACAAAGAGCTCTTCTCTTTCGGAGTCAtaggcccaggccacagccttATCCATGACAACTAGAGGCCAGGTGATAAGCAGGAGGTCTCCTGTTACTGGAGACAAGAAGCGCAACAAACCATCTTTAGTGGCACATAGGATCCGAGTCCAATTAGGGCCACACCAGACCCGCCGCACCTGCTGGGGAGCAGAACCACAGACATTGAAGAGGCTATAAAAGTAGGGGAGGTGGTGCAATGAGAAAGTGCAGCTAGTCTGGTAGAAAAAAGTGGTGTTATCAACAAACTGCAATTTCTGCAGATCCTTATCAATGTCCAGCTGCCGTAGCAAGTTCCCAACGGCAAGGTCCCATTCCTTCACTATGCCTTCACTGCCTGCTGTTAGTAAGGTATGGGTCTCTGGCCGGCTTTGGACACATATCACTGATGAGGAGTGAGCCTGGAAGCTGTGGAGGAAATTACCTCGGTCTAGACCCCAAGCATGGATTTCTCCATCCGTGTTTCCAGCATAGAAATAGCCCTGAGAGACACAAGTGAAGGAGCAGGTGATGGTGGAGCCACTGGTCATAGACGTGAACTTCTTTACCTCCTTCAGCTGGCCCTGACCCTGGTGGGTGAAGACTCTCACCTTATTCTCACAAAGAGCCAGAAGGGAGCCCTGGGGGCCATTCAGGGAAAAGCCCTGTACAAGCTCACCACCAGGGAGAAGCACAGTTTGTGCCATCTGGAGGCCCTTGCCACCTGGCAAGATAAACCAGGTAACCACGGCCCCCAAAGTACCAGAAAGCAGCATCTCAGTTTCTGAGTCATAGCAGAGGCTGGTGATGGAGAAACGACAGGGTACAGTACCCAGAAATGTGAAGGCTCGATGATGATCGCCGAAAAGCCACAGGTGCATGTTACCACAATCAGCAATTAACAAGTGGTAGGAACCCGTGTGGACCATCGCTTGGATGGGTGGCACTTGATCCATCACACGAAACTTTATCTTCTCTATTATTCCTTCCACTTCTGTATCTTTTTTCTGTATCCAAAGTACTGCCTAGAAGAGGATGAGAGATGAAAGTCTGACCACGGAGGCAGGTTACTTCCCAAAAGGGAGGGTAGGGAAGGGTTGAATGTTTATGTTTCTGGGGgtctttttggccgtgcccatggcatgtggaaggtcctgggccagggactgaacctgtgccacagcagtgacctgagacagattcttaacccactgcaccacagtggaactccaggGTTGAAGCTTTAGATCCCTGTTCCCTCTTATGGGTTTAAGACAAGACTTGGAAGCTCAACTTTAGGAGTTTCTTGGTGCTGGGTGTCAAGTATATGATAGAAGCATCATGCTTAAGGCCTTTAGCCTACTTTACGGGGAATATGAATTCTGTGAACCTGATGACTAGAGGGGAAGAAGGATCACTGCATCCAGGTCAAACTGGGATATGGACATGGGTGTTACAATGAGCTAACTTAGAATCTCCCTCATCGTTCGGTGATGAGGGCAGTTTAGATATGATGCTATGTGTAAAGTGGTTTaagaacaaaggggaaaaagacgAGGTAGCTTTACCTGCATTTGTTTTGAATGATCTTCCACCCAGTTTAAGGAGACAAAATAGTTGTCGTCAGTGGAGTAGAAGCAGATGAAAGGCTTGCTCTCTGGATAGTAAGGCTCTTCGTATAGAGTCTCAGGCCAGTCACTCAGTACGACCacatcattctttgtttttttatcaaCCTGAGAGAGAAGAGTGGCCTGAGCTAAGAGGACTGAGTCCCCACACACTTCattcatttaatgaatatttattgcgGGATTAGTGGAAATGTGTTGTTCTTTAGCTAACTAACATTTATTCACCCTCCTATTAGAAAGCACTATTGAGGGAgtcatccctccctcacccccagaaTGCATCCTAATTTATCAAAGTACCTTCTAGCCTTTCTCAACCAAAGTTCCATAAAAGAAGTAAGCCCTAATATACCAAAGTATCCATTCTACATACAAAATTAATTCTTCCCTATGCA
Proteins encoded:
- the LOC125133200 gene encoding WD repeat-containing protein 87-like yields the protein MRAQDNVTFPPARTATNCSKPENRELTLGKTPKEEDFNFLEEFYMPKVKVAEEVGETKYKELPTKHTGELEVSQHQVSPNWRRGKRRDPSRKKAEENVRDRGQGRPLSSGSGQTEPCGASRVNGRCWVGKGPRGRQGAGTDAPGGPCAQAGLCDPLSHPRHAPVPARRRAQYVSSAFPPTCGVGASEPKQGGRRALGAKWSDAFVSDARPSSQPRTRPRFPQVLYTEGRKKREGAGRTLSGLPSGGRPARQFASVDKKTKNDVVVLSDWPETLYEEPYYPESKPFICFYSTDDNYFVSLNWVEDHSKQMQAVLWIQKKDTEVEGIIEKIKFRVMDQVPPIQAMVHTGSYHLLIADCGNMHLWLFGDHHRAFTFLGTVPCRFSITSLCYDSETEMLLSGTLGAVVTWFILPGGKGLQMAQTVLLPGGELVQGFSLNGPQGSLLALCENKVRVFTHQGQGQLKEVKKFTSMTSGSTITCSFTCVSQGYFYAGNTDGEIHAWGLDRGNFLHSFQAHSSSVICVQSRPETHTLLTAGSEGIVKEWDLAVGNLLRQLDIDKDLQKLQFVDNTTFFYQTSCTFSLHHLPYFYSLFNVCGSAPQQVRRVWCGPNWTRILCATKDGLLRFLSPVTGDLLLITWPLVVMDKAVAWAYDSEREELFVATVSSEVLVFDATRSPCTAKYLVCTSVNPEDTVRCLAYGQSHLGKGLVGLMFCGHESGIVRILSHYSCARIERTVHSGAVLALSTLEGPQEFSLLCSYGMDNIVHVTEAVLQKNKVILQPVSKIICGCRLKHVILLPDSVGAITENHCWRLWHYEDFLTPSESKQSPVVQETKCLHQCAITSFDVCLSLKLFVTGGIDGSVRIWDFHGSLITELDSALHFGPLCFANNRGDLLLTFNQSLYLVSCLKLLPPAQLIHLAVLNNADEIQEAPKPFLPSFFFSFEIVFVPKFVYFGKGLQGLEALVNKRVIAFDNTVPHVVEEERHMSSVGFQEGPKLHFLEDKHIDSSTLNPKHHRPPHVVPAQLRLAGWDGLKPYHVLRHFFGQGRQWPFPPDGYIPNSVIRARLWPEGSPVFLHCDLYSSYQDKDWDTTELSRRQAQSAMTPVKEKLSKSKQGKRLFYDILVKLASQNWMGRKHDERLINILIEAILNLTVYCSIEQYKTYISVLAQIFAFYQIPSRWRSEAASRLLEDTAHSNPRIREIAWEGLEKLGLMSHLFAVPLAVGLMDSDENVRAKALYLMVRVTGIQTKSMLVGLLKRQETLQEMQQDFIGEVSLDQLLGIQGSGIRDLLTQVEERLNENLTLLHRDEQLPSSLDRSRAVKKDLRVTEKQRWKALFKISPSEHEGKQREAKEAGQIDTQDVALEPELPPLSTFSPVTSQKDVEESKEVMLEATKAMEATEALEITEEVEATGAVKAIDQHGMNDYGDLIHKLERKEHLKRLWKRALEKSREKVDTQLKEKKQLKDIPEITEEEPKKEVVQVTEQENVKKLGMSGRGLSGTPGRTNRSDTRSWRDDICYLVTSRIASSSSGILRDLGQELVELAQEMLGPQEPSWDLFQEICPLLKDSSELNDRVTEETPVTTEKVVTDVVEEDEVVRSKEQGSKKALKKDRMLSHVKRKNITLLEDDLVLEKRKFKVKKLTTRKGKITREERKLSKQQKKLIHGKEKLTKDDKLIHQKEKIVLEEEILASSQKLAKEEQKLSLGKKKGTEKEEKLLGEKKMVNWKEGKVTPEGRMWDWEKVILAHTEGRWAQEEGLPAWSKRKLSHVEEELGKELLSKEEWENLSVVEKEVEEEEESLSEQQEKEDKEAEERQAKQKDEESMSKEKKQGSRLWGVMLSKKERVLKTKLPKEEVLEAEVLAEERKESLSLDFQALRGRDELSKFSKAKKKALCIPTPVLPSTTKRIQDQKAITWHLLGEPYRSARAQQLSNVHKEMKMRHFCPATRDILTGTHTSVEKQTLALMFQKDLKALKGKGRLLKLPQLGKKAQPISKEKEEVPQWETFVALYHVLKMLQERYAKDNAAWMEQFSGLMDLYQLQSPGIQRLLLELLQRKKLPPQETIDKKALKTKELVLGERLFCGLCCGSAHPTSDPLEFQDVLPLPGKNKVHTLQPVGIAKYGFLELAWKSLPQVNPYHCERLPNIPTPTL